CACGATGCGCGGCACGCCCACCTGACGCGCCAGCAGGATGTGCTCCCGGGTCTGCGGCATCGGTCCGTCCGCCGCGCTCACCACCAGGATCGCCCCGTCCATCTGCGCCGCCCCCGTGATCATGTTCTTCACGTAGTCGGCGTGCCCCGGGCAGTCCACGTGCGCATAGTGACGCTTGTCCGTCTCGTACTCCACGTGCGCCGTCGCGATCGTGATGCCGCGCTCCCGCTCTTCCGGTGCGTTGTCGATGCTGTCGAACGACCGCACCACCACTTTCGGGAACTTCTTCGCCATCACCATCGTGATCGCCGAGGTCAGCGTCGTCTTCCCGTGGTCCACGTGGCCAATCGTTCCCACGTTCACGTGCGGCTTTGAGCGATCGAACTTCTCCTTGGACATCCTGCTCCTTCCTGGGCCGCCCGCTGCGGGTCCGGCCGGCGTCTGTGAGGAACGCTAGGTGTTGGCGGCTCCCTGGATCCGCGCGATCACTTCCTCACTGATGTTCTTGGGGGTCTCGTCGTAATGGCTGAAGTGCATCGTGTAGGTGGCGCGGCCCTGGGTGCGCGAGCGCAGGTCGGTGGCATAGCCGAACATCGCGGCGAGCGGCACCTTCGAGGTGATCACCTGGGTGCCCGCGCGGGCCTCCATGTGCTCCACCCGCCCGCGCCGCGCGTTCAGGTCGCCAATCACGTCGCCCATGTACTGCTCCGGGACGACCACCTCGACGCTCATCATCGGCTCGAGCAGCACCGGGCTTCCCTTGGCGGCGCCGTCCTTGAAGGCCATCGAGCCGGCGATCTTGAACGCCATCTCCGACGAGTCGACCTCGTGATACGAGCCGTCCACCAGCTTCACCTTGATGTCGCGCATCTCGAAGCCGGCCAGGACCCCGTTCTGCATCGCTTCGCGGATGCCGGTCTCCACCGGCTTGATGTATTCCCGCGGCACGACGCCGCCGACGATCTCGTTCTCGAAGACGAAGCCGCCGCCCGGGGCCAAAGGCTCCAGCTCGATCTTGACGTGGCCGTACTGGCCGCGGCCTCCGGTCTGCTTGATGTAGCGCCCTTCCGCCTTGGCCGGCCGGCGGATGGTCTCCTTGTAGGCCACCTGCGGCTTGCCGACGTTGACCCCGACGTTGAACTCGCGCACCAGGCGGTCGGTGATGATCTCCAGGTGCAGCTCGCCCATGCCGGAGATGATCGTCTGTGCCGTGTCGGGGTCGGTGTTGATCTTGAAGGTCGGGTCTTCCTGCGCCAGCTTGGCGAGGGCCCCGCCCAGCTTCTCCTGGTCGGCTTTGGTCTTCGGCTCGATGGCCACCGCAATGACCGGCTCCGGGAACTCCATCGGCTCCAGGAGGACGGGTGAGCTCTCGGCGCAGATGGTCTCGCCCGTGGTGACGTTCTTGAGCCCGACGCAGGCGGCGATGTCGCCGGCGTAGACCTCTTTGATTTCTTCGCGCTCGTTGGCATGCATCTGCAGCAGCCGGCCGATGCGCTCGCGCTTGTCGCGGTTGGCGTTCAAAACGGTGGTGCCGGCATCCAGCCGCCCCGAGTAGACGCGGATGAAGGCCAGCTGGCCGACGTACGGGTCGGTCATGATCTTGAACGCCAGCGCGGAGAAGGGGGCCTTGTCATCGGCGGGCCGGGCTTCGACCTTGGTGGTTCCGGGCACCGTCCCCTCGATCGCCGGGACCTCCACGGGAGACGGGAGGAAATCGACCACCGCATCGAGCAGCTGTTGCACGCCCTTGTTCTTGAAGGCGGCGCCGCACAGGACCGGTGTGAAGTGCAGGGCAATCGTCCCCTTGCGTAGAGCGCCGACGATCTCCTGCTCGGTGAGCGCCTCGCCGGCCAGGTAGCGAGCCAGCAGATCGTCGCTCTCCTCGCAGGCCGCCTCCACCAGCTTCTCGCGCGCCGCCTCGGCGGCCTTGCGCGACTCGGCAGGGATTTCGGTCTCCTCGAACTCCTCCCCCTTTTCATCGGCCCAGCGGTAGGCTTTCATCCGGATGAGATCGATGACGCCTTCGAAGTGCTCCTCCGAGCCCAGGGGAAGCTGAATCGGGACCGGCCGGGCGTTGAGCTTGGTCACCATCATCCGGGTGCAGCGATCGAAGTCGGCGCCCTGCCGGTCCATTTTGTTCACGAAGGCGATCCGCGGGACCTGGTACTTGTCCGCCTGCCTCCAGACCGTCTCCGATTGCGGCTCCACCCCGCCCACCGCGCAGAACACCCCGATGGCGCCGTCCAGGACCCGCAGCGAGCGCTCCACTTCCGCCGTGAAGTCAACGTGGCCGGGGGTGTCGATGATGTTCACCCGGAACCCCTTCCACTCGGCGGTCGTCGCGGCCGACGTGATGGTGATGCCGCGCTCCTGCTCCTGGACCATCCAGTCCATCGTGGCGGTCCCGTCGTGCACCTCGCCGATTTTGTAGATCCGGCCGGTGTAATAGAGGATGCGCTCGGTGGTGGTGGTCTTCCCGGCATCGATGTGCGCCATGATGCCGATGTTGCGCGTCTTTTCGAGCGAGAACTTTCTCGGCACGGCTCAACTCTCCGGCCCGGAGCGGCCCCGGCGGCAAGAATCCGCCATGACGCTCTCCAAGACTGATCTGCTCCTGGAGGCCCGGGTCTACCAGCGATAGTGGGCGAAAGCCTTGTTGGCCTCCGCCATCTTGTGGGTGTCTTCTCTCTTCTTGATGGCGTTGCCGCGCATCTGCGCGGCATCCAGCAGCTCCGCCGCAAGCTTTTCGCGCATGGTCTTCTCCGACCCGCGCTCGGAGGAGTACTGGATCAGCCACCGGATGGCCAGGGACTGGCGGCGCGAGGGGTTGACCTCGACCGGGACCTGGTAGGTCGCCCCGCCGACGCGGCGCGACTTGACCTCCAGGACCGGCTTCACGTTGTCCACGGCCTTCTTCAATATCTTCACCGGGTCGTCCTTGGTGCGGTCCTTGATGACGTCCATGGCACCGTAGAAGATCCCCTCGGCGGTGGCCTTCTTGCCGCGCTCCATGATGCAGTTCATGAACTTGGTCACGAGCTGGGACTGGAACAGCGGATCGGGAAGCACCTCCCGCTTGGCGACGACCTTTCTGCGTGGCATGGCGTGACGAAACCCTCGGTGACGGGCGGATACGCCGCCCTGATTCTGATTCCTAGCCCGCGGCCTTCTGCCGCTTGGCGCCGTATTTCGATCGGCTCTTCTTCCGTCCTTCCACCCCCATCGAATCGAGGGTGCCGCGGACGATGTGGTAGCGAACTCCCGGCAGATCCTTCACGCGACCGCCTCGGATCAGCACGATCGAGTGCTCCTGCAGGTTGTGGCCCACTCCGGGGATGTAGGTCGTGACCTCGATGCCGTTCGTGAGCCGCACGCGCGCCACCTTGCGCAGCGCCGAGTTCGGCTTCTTCGGCGTGGAGGTAAAAACACGCACGCAGACGCCGCGTTTCTGCGGCGAGGCCTGCAGCGCCGGAGATTTCGTGCGTCCGCGCTGCAACTCGCGGCCTTGCTTCACCAGCTGCTGAATCGTGGGCACAGAAAAAACCTCCGAACCTCTCGGAAATCATTCACTTGCTTTGGGGAGACTTTCCCGCCGGGCCGGAGGCAACTCCGCTGAGGCGAAAAACCGCGCGATGCTATCAGAGGACTCCAGCCCTGTCAAGACTTTAGAGAGCTTCTTTGTCCCCCCGGGCCGAAAGGAAGCGCTCTTCGGCCGCTGGCGGAAGAGCCGCGGCCACTTCCTCCGGGATTTCCGGCTCTTCCTCGATCATCGGAGGCTCGTCGGGGGCGATGGTGATGCGCCGGTAGTGCTCCATGCCCGTGCCCGCCGGGATCAGGCGCCCCATGATCACGTTTTCCTTCAAGCCGCGCAGGTAGTCGACCTTGCCGCTGATGGAGGCCTCGGTGAGGACCCGGGTGGTCTCCTGGAAGGAGGCCGCCGAGATGAAGCTCTCCGTCGACAGCGACGCCTTGGTGATGCCGAGCAGCAGCGGCCGGCCGCGCGCCGGCTCCGCGCCCTCGGAGCGCACCCGGGCGTTCTCCTCCTGGAAGCGGAACTTGTCGACCTGCTCTTCGATGATGAAGTCGGTGTCGCCCACCTCCTCCACCTTGACCCAGCGCATCATCTGGCGAACCACCGTCTCGATGTGCTTGTCGTTGATGTTGACGCCCTGCAGCCGGTAGACCTCCTGGATCTCGTTGACCAGGTAATCTTGCAGCTCGCTCTGGCCCTTGACGCGCAGGATGTCGTGCGGGTTGATGGGACCGTCGATGAGCGGCTCTCCGGCCCTGACGCGCTCCCCTTCCTGGATGTTGATGTGCACGCCCTTGGGGATGTTGTACTCGTGCGTCTCACCCTCGTCCGTGGCCACGGTGATCTTGCGCATTCCCTTGGCCACCTCCCCGTACTTTACCAATCCGTCGACTTCCGAGATGACGGCGGGCTCCTTCGGGCGGCGCGCTTCGAACAGCTCGACGACGCGCGGCAGTCCGCCGGTGATGTCTTTCGTCTTGGTGGTCTCGCGCGGGATCTTCGCCAGGATGGTTCCCGGGTGGACCTGGTCGTCGCTGCCCACCATGAGCAGGGCGCGCGACGGCAGCAGGTAGCGCCGCAGGATCTTCTTGTCCTGGCGGATCAGAATCTGCGGCTGGTGCTTCTCGTCGGGCGACTCGAGGACGACCTGACGGGCGAAGCCGGTGACCTCGTCCACCTCCTCCTTCATCGTCACCCCTTCGACCAGGTCCTTGAACTCGGCCTGGCCCCCGACCTCCGTCAGGATCGCGAAGGTGTAAGGGTCCCACTCCAGCAGCAGCGCGCCGGGCTGGATTTCCTGGCCGTCGGTCACCTTGACGGTGGCGCCGTAGACCACCGCGTGGCGCTCTTTCTCGCGCCCCTTGGGGTCCTGAACCACCAGCAGCCCGGTGCGGTTGATGGCCACCAGGTCGCCGTCCTTGTTCTGGACCGTCGCCAGGTTGATGAAGCGGATAATCCCGGCGTTCTTCGACTCGACCGTCGACTGCTCGCTGACGCGCGAGGCGGTGCCGCCGATGTGGAAGGTGCGCATCGTCAGCTGCGTACCCGGCTCGCCGATGCTCTGCGCCGCCAGCACGCCCACCGCCTCGCCCAGCTCGACCATGCGGCCGGTGGCCAGGTTGCGGCCGTAGCAGCGGATGCAGACGCCGCGCTTGCTCTCGCAGGTGAGCACCGAGCGGATCTTCACTCGCTCGATCCCCGAGGCCTGGATCAGGATGGCGTAGTCCTCGGTGATCTCCTGGTTGGTGCGGATGATCAGATCGCCGGTGAACGGATCGACGATGTCCTCCATCGCCACGCGGCCGACGATCCGGTCGCGCAGCGGCTCGATGACCTCGCCGCCTTCGATGATGGCCGACACGTAGATGCCGTCCAGCGTCTGGCAGTCCTCCTCGTTGATGATCACGTCCTGGCAGACGTCGACCAGCCGGCGCGTCAGGTAGCCGGAGTCGGCCGTCTTCAGCGCCGTGTCGGCCAGCCCCTTGCGGGCGCCGTGCGTCGAGATGAAGTACTGCAGCACGTTCAGACCTTCGCGGAAATTCGCCGTGATCGGGGTTTCGATGATCTCCCCCGAGGGCTTGGCCATCAGTCCGCGCATCCCGGCGAGCTGGCGCATCTGCTGCTTGGATCCGCGGGCGCCCGAGTCGGCCATCATGTAGATGGGGTTGAACTCCCGACCGCTGCGGTCGATCTTCTCCATCTCCTTGAACATCTCGTCCGAGATCTTCTCGGTAACCTCCGACCAGATGCCGATGACTTTGTTGTAGCGCTCTCCGTTGGTGATGGCGCCGTCCAGGTACTGCTGCTCGACGGCGATCTGCTCGCGCCGCGCCTCGTCCACCAGGCGGGGCTTGCTGGCCGGGATGACCATGTCGTCGATGCCGATCGAGATTCCCGCCCGGGTGGCGTAGTAGAAGCCCAGGGCCTTGATCTCGTCCACCATCAGCACGGTCTTCTCGTTGCCCAGGCGCAGATAGCCGTAGGAGACGAGCTGGCCGAGCCCCTTCTTCTTGAGAATGCCGTTGACGAACGGCACGCCCTCCGGGAGGTGATCGTTGAACAGGACGCGACCAACGGTGGTGGTGATGATCTGCCGCTCGACCTCCTGCACGTCGGTGTGCAGCACGTCCTGGTCGTCATAGACGGTGGTCAGGTCCATCAGCCCGCCGGTGTAGCGAAGGCGGACCGAGGCGAGCAGGTCCACCTCGCGCGCTTCGTAAGCCAGCAGCACGTCCTCGACGGAGTTGAAGATTCGTCCTTCGCCGCGCGCTCCCTTGCGCTCCTTGGTCAGGTAGTAGATTCCCAGGACGATGTCCTGGGTCGGCACCACGACCGGCTGGCCGTTGGCCGGCGAGAGCAGGTTCTGGGTCGAGAGCATCAGTACCTGCGCCTCGATCTGCGCCTTGGGAGAGAGCGGGATGTGCACGGCCATCTGGTCGCCGTCGAAGTCGGCGTTGAAGGCGGTGCAGACCAGCGGGTGGATCTTGATCGCCTTGCCCTCCACCAGCACCGGCTCGAAGGCCTGGATGCCAAGGCGGTGCAGCGTGGGGGCGCGGTTCAACAGAACCGGGTGCTCCTTGATGACTTCCTCGAGGAAATCCCACACCCGCGGCTTCTGCAGCTCCACCATCTCCTTGGCGGCCTTGATGGTGGACACCAGCCCTTCCTGCTCGAGCTTGTTGTAGATGAACGGCTTGAACAGCTCCAGGGCCATCTTCTTGGGAAGCCCGCACTGGTTCAGCCGCAGCTCCGGGCCGACCACGATGACCGAGCGGCCCGAGTAGTCGACGCGCTTGCCGAGCAGGTTCTGGCGGAAGCGTCCCTGCTTTCCCTTCAGCGTGTCGGAGAGCGACTTGAGAGGCCGGTTGTTGGTGCCGCGCAGGATGCGGCCGCGCCGGCCGTTGTCGAACAGCGCATCCACCGCCTCCTGCAGCATGCGCTTCTCGTTGCGGATGATCACTTCCGGCGCCTTGAGCTCCAGGAGCTTCTTGAGCCGGTTGTTGCGGTTGATCACCCGTCGATACAGGTCGTTCAGGTCCGAGGTGGCGAAACGGCCGCCGTCCAGCGGGACGAGGGGCCGCAGCTCGGGCGGGATGACCGGGATGATGTCGAGGATCATCCACTCGGGCTTGTTGCCCGACTTGCGGAACGCCTCGACCACCTTCAGGCGCTTGGCATACTTCAGGCGCTTCTGGGCCGAGGTCTCGGTCTTCATGCGCTCGCGCATCTCGACCGACAGCTCGTCCACCTTGACGCGCTGCAGCAGCTTCTTGATTGCCTCGGCCCCCATCATCGCGGTGAACGAGGTGCCGTGCTCCTCGCGGATCTGGCGGAAGCGCTCCTCCGTCAGGAGCTCCTTTTCCTTGACCGGGGCGTTGCCTGGATCGATCACCACGTAGGCCTCGAAGTACAGAATGCGCTCGAGGTCCCGCAGCGTGATGTCGAGCAGGTGCCCGATGCGGCTGGGCAGCCCCTTGAAGAACCAGACGTGGGAGACGGGCGAGGCGAGATCGATGTGCCCCATGCGCTCGCGGCGGACCTTGCTCTGGGTCACCTCGACGCCGCACTTGTCGCACACCACGCCGCGGTGCTTCATGCGCTTGAACTTGCCGCACAAGCACTCCCAGTCCACCGTCGGTCCGAAGATCTTGGCGCAGAAAAGCCCGTCGCGCTCCGGCTTGAAGGTCCGGTAGTTGATGGTCTCGGGCTTGGTCACCTCGCCGTAGGACCAGGAGCGGATCTTGTCGGGCGAGGCCAGGGAGATGCGGATCGCTTCGAAATCATTGATCGTCCGCGCTTTCTCCGAAAATGGAGAGCTCTTGCTCAGGGGTCGGATTCCCTCGGCAGCCAGGCTCATCGTTCACCCCCGCTGAGAAGTTGAACATCAAGGCAAAGGCTCTGGAGCTCCCGGATCAGAACGTTGAACGATTCCGGGAGGCCGGGCTCGACGGTCGTCTCCCCCTTCACCAGCGCCTCATAGATTTTGGTTCTGCCGTACACGTCGTCGGATTTCGCGGTCAGGAGCTCCTGGAGGATGTGCGCGGCGCCGTAGGCCTCCAGCGCCCAGACCTCCATCTCCCCGAACCGCTGGCCGCCGAACTGGGCCTTGCCTCCCAGCGGCTGCTGGGTGATCAGGCTGTAGGGCCCGATCGACCGGGCGTGGATCTTGTCGTCCACCAGGTGCGAGAGCTTCATCATGTAGATGTAGCCCACGGTGACCTTCTGGTCGAAGGCCTCGCCCGTCTTGCCGTCGAAAAGGACGGTCTTGCCCGACAGCGGCAGCCCGGCCCGCTCCAGCTGGGTCTTGATCTCTCCTTCACGCGCCCCGTCGAACACCGGGGTCGCGTAGCGCAGCCCCAATGCCTTGGCGGCCCATCCGAGGTGGGTCTCCAGGATTTGCCCCACGTTCATGCGCGAGGGGACGCCCAGCGGATTGAGGACGATCTCCACCGGGGTGCCGTCGGGCAGATGCGGCATGTCCTCCGAGGGGAGGATCTTGGCGATGACTCCCTTGTTGCCGTGGCGTCCCGCCATCTTGTCGCCGACGCTGAGCTTGCGCTTCATGGCCACGTAGACCTTGACCATCTTGATGACGCCCGGCGCGAGCTCGTCGCCCTTCTTCAGCTGGGCGATCTTCTCCTCGTACAGGCGGCGGAGGATCTCCACCCGCCGCTCGGTGCGCTCGCCGATCTCGGCGATTTCCATCTGCTCGGCCTTCTTCGCCTCCACTTCGACGCGCAGCAGATCGTCGACCGGCAGGCTTGAGAGGATCTCCTCGGTGAGGTCATCCCCCTTGGCGAGCAGCTCCTTGCGCCCGCGTCTCTCTTTCAGCGGCGCCGCCAGCTTCTTGCCCACCAGCAGCTCCGTGATCCGCTTGCGGTTCTCCTCCTTGAGGATGCGGATCTCGTCGTTGAGGTTCTTCTCCATTCGGGCGATCTGGTCCTGCTCGATCGCCAGGGCGCGGCCGTCCTTCTCGACCCCCTTGCGGCAGAAGATCTTGACGTCGACCACCGTGCCCTCGATGCCGGGCGGGGTGGTGAGCGACGCGTCGCGGACGTCCCCCGATTTCTCGCCGAAGATGGCCCGCAGCAGCTTCTCCTCGGGGGTGAGCTGGGTCTCTCCCTTCGGGGTGATCTTCCCGACCAGGATGTCGCCCGGCTTCACGTTGGCCCCGATGCGGATGATGCCGCTCTCGTCGAGGTCCTTCAGGAAGTCCTCGCTGACGTTCGGGATGTCGCGCGTGATCTCCTCGGGTCCAAGCTTGGTGTCGCGCGCCTCGATCTCGAACTCCTCGATGTGGATCGAGGTGAAGTAGTCGTCGGTGATCAGGCGCTCCGAGACCAGGATGGCGTCCTCGAAGTTGTAGCCGCGCCAGGGCATGAAGGCGACCAGGACGTTGCGTCCGAGCGCCAGCTCGCCGCGGTCGGTGCAGGGGCCGTCCGCCAGGACGTCGCCCCGCTTCACTTCCTGCCCCACCTTCACCACCGAGCGCTGGTTGATGCAGGTGTTCTGGTTGGAGCGCTTGAACTTCGTCAGGCTGTAGATGTCGGCCCCGAAGTCCTCGCCCTCGTGCGCGTGGATGGTGCCGTCATGGGTGACGCGGATGATCACGCGCTGCGAGTCGACGTAGTCGACGATGCCGTCGCGCTGGGCGAGCACCACCGCGCCGGAGTCCTTGGCGGTGATCTCCTCCATGCCGGTCCCCACGAAGGGCGATTCGGCGCGCAGCAGCGGCACCGCCTGGCGCTGCATGTTGGATCCCATCAGCGCGCGGTTGGCGTCGTCGTTCTCCAGGAACGGGATGAGCGAGGCCGCCACCGACACGAGCTGCTTGGGCGAGACGTCGATGAACTGCACCTCGTCCCGGTGCACCAGCTTGAACTCCCCGGCGACGCGCGCCGAGACGCGCTCCTGCGCAAGCATCCCGTCCTCGGAGATCTCGGCGTTGGCCTGCGCGATGACCGCCTTGTCCTCCTCCCACGCGGTGAGATAGAAGGGATGGGGATCCAGCTCCGGCAGGCGGATTTTCTTGCCGGTGGTCTTCTTCAGCCGCTTGAGCTCCTCCTCCATCTCCTCGCGGCTCACCACCTGGGCGACCTGGAGATGCGACGAGCCGCGGCTCAGCACGCGGTAGTAGTCGAGCACGCGCCCCTTCTCGACCTTGCGGTAGGGCGACTCGATAAAGCCGAACTCGTTGATGCGGGCATAGCAGGACAGCGAGGAGATCAGCCCGATGTTCGGCCCTTCCGGGGTCTCGATGGGACAGATGCGGCCGTAGTGGGTCGGGTGCACGTCGCGCACCTCGAACCCGGCCCGCTCGCGCGACAACCCGCCCGGCCCGAGCGCCGACAGCCGGCGCTTGTGGGTGATCTCGGAGAGCGGGTTGGTCTGGTCCATGAACTGCGACAGCTGGCTGGAGCCGAAGAACTCCTGGATCGCCGCCATGACCGGCTTGGCGTTGATCAGGTCGTGCGGCATTGCCGTGGTCATCTCCTGGTAGACCGACATCTTCTCCTTGATCGCCCGCTCCATGCGGACCAGACCGATGCGGAACTGGTTCTCCAGGAGCTCGCCCACCGCGCGCACGCGCCGGTTCCCGAGGTGGTCGATGTCGTCCAGGTTTCCAAAGCCTTTGCGCAGCTTGAACAGGTACGACAGCACCTTGCAGAAGTCGGGGGCGCCGAGGGTGCGCCGGTCCAGGGGGACGTCGCCCAGCTCCAGCTTGGTGTTGAACTTCAGCCGGCCGACGCGCGACAGGTCGTATCGGTTGGGGTCGAAGAACATCCCCTCGAACAGGTTGCGCGACCCTTCCAGGGTGGGCGGATCGCCCGGGCGCAGGCGGCGATAGATCTCGACCAGCGACTCGTCCTGGTTCTTGATGGCGTCCTTGCGCAGGGTCTCGGAGAGGACTTTGCCGATCTCGTCCTCCTCCGGGAAGAACAGGCGAACCTCCTCGATCCCCCGCTCGATGGCGTCGGACAGGTGCTTCTCCGTGAAGGGCTGGTTCGCCTCCAGGAGCACCTCGCCCGTCTTCATGTCGACGATGTCGGCGGCGGCGTAGGCCCCCTCGAGGGCGTCGGGATCCACCGGGATGGCGTGGATCTTCGCCTTCTCCATGGCGCCAATCATGGCCCGGCGAATCTTCTTTCCCTTGGCGGCGATCACCTCGTCGGTCTTCGGATCGACGATGTCGATCTTGGCCTTGCGGCCGGCCAGGCCGGGCGAGACGTCCCACAGGATCTTCTTGCTGTCCAACGCGATGCGCTCGACGCGGTAGAAGCTCTTGAGGATCTCCTCGTCGGTCTTGAGCCCGAGCGCCCGCAGGAAGATGGTCCCGAGGAACTTGCGCTTGCGGTCGATGCGGACGTAGAGGATGTCCTTGGCGTCGTACTCGAACTCGACCCAGCTTCCCCGGTACGGGATGATCTTCGCCATGAAGACCGTCCGGTTGTGGTTCGACTGGAAGAACACCCCCGGGGAGCGGTGCAGCTGGCTGACGATGACCCGCTCGGTGCCGTTGATGATGAACGTGCCATTGTCGGTCAGCAGCGGGATCTCGCCGAAGTAGACCTCCTGCTCCTTGATGTCGCGGATTTCCTTGTTGCCGGTGGCCGTGTCCTTCTCGAAAACCTTGAGGCGGATCTTCACCTTCAGCGGGACCGTGTAGGTCATGCCGCGCTCCTGGCACTCCTGCACGTCGTATTTGAACTTGAGGGAGACCGGATCGCCGCAGATGTCGCAGATGCTGATGCGATTGTCGTTGACGTGCCCGCAGTCGGGGCATAGGACGCTGAAGACTTTGGGGTTCTGCACGGCGATCTTCTTGCCGCACTTGGAACAGGCCATGCGCAGGTGCTGCAGCCCTTCGAGCTTGCCGCACTTGCACTCCCAGTTGCCGATGGAGAACTCCTCGAACTCCAGGGAGGAGGTG
Above is a window of Candidatus Polarisedimenticolia bacterium DNA encoding:
- the rpoB gene encoding DNA-directed RNA polymerase subunit beta, with product MENHNNGSQRERLNFSKIHTSIPIPNLIEVQKHSYERFLQMYTAPSDREDTGLQAVFKSIFPISDFRGTSSLEFEEFSIGNWECKCGKLEGLQHLRMACSKCGKKIAVQNPKVFSVLCPDCGHVNDNRISICDICGDPVSLKFKYDVQECQERGMTYTVPLKVKIRLKVFEKDTATGNKEIRDIKEQEVYFGEIPLLTDNGTFIINGTERVIVSQLHRSPGVFFQSNHNRTVFMAKIIPYRGSWVEFEYDAKDILYVRIDRKRKFLGTIFLRALGLKTDEEILKSFYRVERIALDSKKILWDVSPGLAGRKAKIDIVDPKTDEVIAAKGKKIRRAMIGAMEKAKIHAIPVDPDALEGAYAAADIVDMKTGEVLLEANQPFTEKHLSDAIERGIEEVRLFFPEEDEIGKVLSETLRKDAIKNQDESLVEIYRRLRPGDPPTLEGSRNLFEGMFFDPNRYDLSRVGRLKFNTKLELGDVPLDRRTLGAPDFCKVLSYLFKLRKGFGNLDDIDHLGNRRVRAVGELLENQFRIGLVRMERAIKEKMSVYQEMTTAMPHDLINAKPVMAAIQEFFGSSQLSQFMDQTNPLSEITHKRRLSALGPGGLSRERAGFEVRDVHPTHYGRICPIETPEGPNIGLISSLSCYARINEFGFIESPYRKVEKGRVLDYYRVLSRGSSHLQVAQVVSREEMEEELKRLKKTTGKKIRLPELDPHPFYLTAWEEDKAVIAQANAEISEDGMLAQERVSARVAGEFKLVHRDEVQFIDVSPKQLVSVAASLIPFLENDDANRALMGSNMQRQAVPLLRAESPFVGTGMEEITAKDSGAVVLAQRDGIVDYVDSQRVIIRVTHDGTIHAHEGEDFGADIYSLTKFKRSNQNTCINQRSVVKVGQEVKRGDVLADGPCTDRGELALGRNVLVAFMPWRGYNFEDAILVSERLITDDYFTSIHIEEFEIEARDTKLGPEEITRDIPNVSEDFLKDLDESGIIRIGANVKPGDILVGKITPKGETQLTPEEKLLRAIFGEKSGDVRDASLTTPPGIEGTVVDVKIFCRKGVEKDGRALAIEQDQIARMEKNLNDEIRILKEENRKRITELLVGKKLAAPLKERRGRKELLAKGDDLTEEILSSLPVDDLLRVEVEAKKAEQMEIAEIGERTERRVEILRRLYEEKIAQLKKGDELAPGVIKMVKVYVAMKRKLSVGDKMAGRHGNKGVIAKILPSEDMPHLPDGTPVEIVLNPLGVPSRMNVGQILETHLGWAAKALGLRYATPVFDGAREGEIKTQLERAGLPLSGKTVLFDGKTGEAFDQKVTVGYIYMMKLSHLVDDKIHARSIGPYSLITQQPLGGKAQFGGQRFGEMEVWALEAYGAAHILQELLTAKSDDVYGRTKIYEALVKGETTVEPGLPESFNVLIRELQSLCLDVQLLSGGER